One part of the Olleya sp. YS genome encodes these proteins:
- a CDS encoding DUF6660 family protein has protein sequence MKFVTIILSLIILLLSAKPCSDGQNIEDQHQDEISVNHNHQEDSDDSCPVTCICNCCGMSITYEPIKTFNLKLNIEISSELISTYQPIYRFNFLSNIWQPPQVIS, from the coding sequence GTGAAATTTGTAACAATCATATTATCCTTAATAATACTATTGCTTTCGGCAAAACCTTGTTCTGATGGTCAAAACATAGAAGACCAACATCAAGACGAGATAAGTGTTAATCACAACCATCAAGAAGATAGTGACGATTCTTGTCCTGTCACTTGTATTTGTAATTGTTGTGGTATGTCTATTACTTACGAACCAATCAAGACATTTAATTTAAAACTCAATATTGAAATCTCATCGGAGTTAATTTCTACATATCAACCTATTTATAGGTTTAACTTCCTTTCCAATATTTGGCAACCGCCACAAGTAATAAGCTAA